A region from the Pseudomonas sp. KU26590 genome encodes:
- a CDS encoding 2-thiouracil desulfurase family protein, which produces MSAVLDHSSEQASKPKLGVSACLMGVEVRFNGGHKESHLLTRALTEYFDFVPACPEVAIGMGIPREAIRLVGDPDHPQAIGSVHHEMNVTQQLADYGEHMATEMSDICGYIFMQKSPSCGLERVKVYRDNGVPFETGGRGIYAQAFCTRQPDLPVEEDGRLNDPVLRENFITRVFAYAAWQTLLKSGITRRALTEFHARYKYQLMANDPVQYKALGNLLGTMGRNDPAEIAPRYFSQLMSALKKPATRRTHTNVLQHLCGYLRQTLSTSDKKEIQGVINQYHQGIVPLVVPLTLLKHHFRRHPDPYIALQVYLQPHPENLSLRNAI; this is translated from the coding sequence ATGTCTGCTGTACTCGATCATTCATCAGAGCAAGCTTCCAAACCCAAGCTGGGCGTCAGCGCCTGCCTGATGGGTGTGGAGGTCAGGTTCAATGGCGGGCATAAGGAATCGCACCTTCTGACCCGGGCCCTCACCGAATATTTCGATTTTGTGCCCGCCTGCCCTGAGGTCGCCATCGGCATGGGCATTCCTCGCGAAGCCATCCGTTTGGTGGGTGACCCCGATCACCCACAGGCGATCGGCAGCGTTCATCATGAGATGAATGTCACCCAGCAACTGGCCGATTACGGCGAGCACATGGCTACCGAAATGAGCGACATCTGCGGCTACATCTTCATGCAGAAATCCCCGTCGTGTGGCCTGGAGCGCGTCAAGGTTTACCGCGATAACGGCGTGCCGTTCGAGACCGGCGGACGCGGCATTTATGCCCAGGCGTTCTGCACGCGTCAGCCTGATCTGCCGGTCGAAGAAGACGGCCGTTTGAATGACCCCGTTCTGCGGGAGAATTTCATTACCCGCGTGTTCGCCTATGCCGCCTGGCAGACGCTGCTGAAAAGCGGCATCACTCGCCGTGCGCTCACCGAGTTTCACGCCCGCTATAAATATCAGCTGATGGCAAACGACCCGGTTCAGTACAAGGCGCTGGGGAATCTGTTGGGCACCATGGGCCGAAATGACCCGGCCGAAATTGCCCCGCGCTATTTCAGTCAGTTGATGAGCGCGCTGAAGAAGCCGGCGACCCGGCGCACCCACACCAACGTGTTGCAGCATCTGTGCGGCTATCTGCGCCAGACACTCAGTACATCCGACAAGAAAGAAATCCAGGGCGTCATCAATCAGTACCACCAAGGCATTGTGCCGCTGGTGGTGCCGCTGACGCTGCTCAAACACCATTTCCGCCGACACCCCGATCCGTACATTGCGCTGCAGGTTTATCTGCAGCCGCATCCGGAAAACCTCAGTCTGCGCAACGCGATTTGA
- a CDS encoding TIGR02450 family Trp-rich protein, producing MNRINPRKLLLSKWTAASPQNREKHFLVTELFCDEEGTVLEIELQAVMTKRSQKLAWQTLQNGQSWHMGWK from the coding sequence ATGAATAGAATCAATCCGCGCAAACTGCTGCTGTCGAAATGGACGGCAGCGTCCCCTCAAAACCGTGAAAAGCACTTTCTGGTCACCGAGCTGTTTTGTGACGAGGAAGGCACGGTGCTGGAGATCGAACTGCAAGCTGTGATGACCAAGCGCAGTCAGAAGCTGGCCTGGCAGACCCTGCAGAATGGCCAGAGCTGGCACATGGGCTGGAAGTAA